A single genomic interval of Physeter macrocephalus isolate SW-GA chromosome 5, ASM283717v5, whole genome shotgun sequence harbors:
- the LOC102985267 gene encoding uncharacterized protein isoform X5: MLSRLGRADSGTGGARRPREPPEQELQRRREQRRRRHDAQQLQQLKHLESFYKNLLLDLSRRMRLSQKTVYQMSQAMNMPGNFWPTHQPKDFGCHWGKKSKSCSDTTVKTVTGGFNIR; the protein is encoded by the exons ATGTTGTCCCGACTCGGGCGCGCTGACTCGGGAACCGGGGGCGCGCGGCGGCCGCGGGAGCCTCCGGAGCAGGAGCTGCAGCGACGCCGGGAGCAGAGGCGGCGGCGGCACGACgcgcagcagctgcagcagctcaaGCACCTGGAGTCCTT ttATAAAAACCTCCTCCTGGACTTATCAAG GAGGATGAGACTAAGCCAGAAGACTGTATACCAGATGTCCCAGGCAATGAACATGCCAGGGAATTTCTGGCCCACGCACCAACCAAAGGACTTTGGATGCCACTGGGGAAAGAAGTCAAAGTCATGCAGT GATACAACAGTTAAAACAGTTACTGGAGGATTCAACATCAGATGA